From one Sciurus carolinensis chromosome 9, mSciCar1.2, whole genome shotgun sequence genomic stretch:
- the Ifnar1 gene encoding interferon alpha/beta receptor 1 isoform X6, giving the protein MLTLLSAMTLMLVAGAQGLLPAVADEKNLKPPENIEVYIIDDNFTLEWNSSDGTVGNVTFSAVYQTPEMDDWIKLPGCQHTAGTKCYFSLPDLDVYEELQLRIRTEKGNDTSSWSEVYSFIPFNKAQIGPPKVHLAAEDKAITVYISPPGTADNVMWSLDNKAFTYSLVMWKNSSNIEERIEKVQPGGKIYKLSPETTYCLKVRAQLLLYSKIGIYSPVCCINTTVENKLPPPENLEISANNKSYIMKWDYAYVNVTFQAQWLHGFGEFSNDHISGKLKKVGENRLHHGRVETNQSDPGVA; this is encoded by the exons ATGCTCACCCTCCTCAGCGCGATGACGCTGATGCTGGTCGCCGGGGCGCAGGGGCTGCTACCCGCAGTCGCAG atgaaaaaaatctaaagccTCCTGAGAATATAGAGGTCTACATCATAGATGACAACTTCACCCTGGAGTGGAACAGCAGTGATGGGACTGTTGGGAATGTGACCTTTTCAGCAGTTTATCAAAC ACCTGAGATGGATGATTGGATAAAATTGCCTGGCTGTCAACATACTGCAGGCACCAAATGCTATTTTTCTCTCCCTGATTTGGATGTTTATGAAGAACTTCAATTGCgaataagaacagaaaaaggaaatgacacTTCTTCATGGAGTGAAGTTTACTCATTTATACCATTTAACAAAG CTCAAATTGGTCCTCCAAAAGTACATTTAGCAGCTGAAGATAAGGCAATAACAGTATACATCTCTCCTCCTGGGACAGCGGACAATGTTATGTGGTCTTTGGATAATAAAGCCTTTACATACAGTTTAGTTATGTGgaaaaattcttcaaatatagaa gAAAGGATTGAAAAGGTTCAACCTGGTGGTAAAATTTATAAACTTTCACCAGAGACTACTTATTGTTTAAAAGTTAGAGCACAACTACTTTTGTATAGCAAAATTGGTATCTATAGTCCAGTGTGTTGTATAAATACCACAG TTGAAAATAAGCTGCCTCcaccagaaaatttagaaatcagtGCTAACAATAAGAGCTATATTATGAAATGGGATTATGCATATGTGAACGTGACCTTTCAAGCTCAATGGCTCCA tgGCTTTGGTGAATTTTCTAATGATCACATCAGTGGGAAATTAAAGAAAGTTGGAGAGAACAGACTTCACCATGGCCGAGTAGAGACTAATCAATCTGA TCCAGGTGTGGCTTAA
- the Ifnar1 gene encoding interferon alpha/beta receptor 1 isoform X2: MLTLLSAMTLMLVAGAQGLLPAVADEKNLKPPENIEVYIIDDNFTLEWNSSDGTVGNVTFSAVYQTPEMDDWIKLPGCQHTAGTKCYFSLPDLDVYEELQLRIRTEKGNDTSSWSEVYSFIPFNKAQIGPPKVHLAAEDKAITVYISPPGTADNVMWSLDNKAFTYSLVMWKNSSNIEERIEKVQPGGKIYKLSPETTYCLKVRAQLLLYSKIGIYSPVCCINTTVENKLPPPENLEISANNKSYIMKWDYAYVNVTFQAQWLHGFLKIASGTNLHKWEQIPNCEHIKTTYCVFLRKFFPKGIYYLRVQASNGNSTSFWSEEKKLNTAIYTIIPPPVISMKPVNDSLRVDINAPGVPLIYEIIFWENNSNTEYLSEQPLKNLLLLTTEEQIERCFIIENTNTNTIMKETNQIDEDHKRYNSQTSQDSGNYSNEDENTGSKASEELLQLETGSPEMNS; the protein is encoded by the exons ATGCTCACCCTCCTCAGCGCGATGACGCTGATGCTGGTCGCCGGGGCGCAGGGGCTGCTACCCGCAGTCGCAG atgaaaaaaatctaaagccTCCTGAGAATATAGAGGTCTACATCATAGATGACAACTTCACCCTGGAGTGGAACAGCAGTGATGGGACTGTTGGGAATGTGACCTTTTCAGCAGTTTATCAAAC ACCTGAGATGGATGATTGGATAAAATTGCCTGGCTGTCAACATACTGCAGGCACCAAATGCTATTTTTCTCTCCCTGATTTGGATGTTTATGAAGAACTTCAATTGCgaataagaacagaaaaaggaaatgacacTTCTTCATGGAGTGAAGTTTACTCATTTATACCATTTAACAAAG CTCAAATTGGTCCTCCAAAAGTACATTTAGCAGCTGAAGATAAGGCAATAACAGTATACATCTCTCCTCCTGGGACAGCGGACAATGTTATGTGGTCTTTGGATAATAAAGCCTTTACATACAGTTTAGTTATGTGgaaaaattcttcaaatatagaa gAAAGGATTGAAAAGGTTCAACCTGGTGGTAAAATTTATAAACTTTCACCAGAGACTACTTATTGTTTAAAAGTTAGAGCACAACTACTTTTGTATAGCAAAATTGGTATCTATAGTCCAGTGTGTTGTATAAATACCACAG TTGAAAATAAGCTGCCTCcaccagaaaatttagaaatcagtGCTAACAATAAGAGCTATATTATGAAATGGGATTATGCATATGTGAACGTGACCTTTCAAGCTCAATGGCTCCA tggctttttaaaaattgcttctgGGACCAATTTACATAAATGGGAACAAATACCTAACTGTGAACACATCAAAACTACATATTGTGTCTTTCTTCGAAAATTTTTCCCAAAAGGAATTTACTATCTCCGGGTACAAGCATCTAATGGAAATAGCACATCTTTTTGGtctgaagagaaaaaattaaatactgcaATATACA CCATCATACCTCCTCCAGTCATTAGCATGAAACCCGTTAATGATTCTCTGCGTGTCGATATCAATGCTCCAGGAGTCCCActaatttatgaaattattttttgggaaaacaattcaaatactgag tatttgtCCGAACAGCCATTAAAGAATCTTCTACTTCTGACAACTGAGGAACAAATTGAAAGGTGTTTTATAAttgaaaacacaaacacaaatactATAATGAAGGAAACTAATCAAATTGATGAGGATCACAAAAGGTACAATTCCCAAACCAGTCAAGATTCAGGAAACTATTCTAATGAAGATGAAAATACGGGAAGTAAAGCAAGTGAAGAACTTCTGCAACTGGAAACTGGGTCCCCAGAAATGAACTCTTAA
- the Ifnar1 gene encoding interferon alpha/beta receptor 1 isoform X1, whose amino-acid sequence MLTLLSAMTLMLVAGAQGLLPAVADEKNLKPPENIEVYIIDDNFTLEWNSSDGTVGNVTFSAVYQTPEMDDWIKLPGCQHTAGTKCYFSLPDLDVYEELQLRIRTEKGNDTSSWSEVYSFIPFNKAQIGPPKVHLAAEDKAITVYISPPGTADNVMWSLDNKAFTYSLVMWKNSSNIEERIEKVQPGGKIYKLSPETTYCLKVRAQLLLYSKIGIYSPVCCINTTVENKLPPPENLEISANNKSYIMKWDYAYVNVTFQAQWLHGFLKIASGTNLHKWEQIPNCEHIKTTYCVFLRKFFPKGIYYLRVQASNGNSTSFWSEEKKLNTAIYTIIPPPVISMKPVNDSLRVDINAPGVPLIYEIIFWENNSNTERKYQGGKTDFTIANLQPLTVYCVKARAHFVSKSWNKSSVFSDIVCEKTKPGNSYKSWVIAGICIAAVFIVVIIYIMKNLLRCFNYVFFPSLKPPSNIDKYLSEQPLKNLLLLTTEEQIERCFIIENTNTNTIMKETNQIDEDHKRYNSQTSQDSGNYSNEDENTGSKASEELLQLETGSPEMNS is encoded by the exons ATGCTCACCCTCCTCAGCGCGATGACGCTGATGCTGGTCGCCGGGGCGCAGGGGCTGCTACCCGCAGTCGCAG atgaaaaaaatctaaagccTCCTGAGAATATAGAGGTCTACATCATAGATGACAACTTCACCCTGGAGTGGAACAGCAGTGATGGGACTGTTGGGAATGTGACCTTTTCAGCAGTTTATCAAAC ACCTGAGATGGATGATTGGATAAAATTGCCTGGCTGTCAACATACTGCAGGCACCAAATGCTATTTTTCTCTCCCTGATTTGGATGTTTATGAAGAACTTCAATTGCgaataagaacagaaaaaggaaatgacacTTCTTCATGGAGTGAAGTTTACTCATTTATACCATTTAACAAAG CTCAAATTGGTCCTCCAAAAGTACATTTAGCAGCTGAAGATAAGGCAATAACAGTATACATCTCTCCTCCTGGGACAGCGGACAATGTTATGTGGTCTTTGGATAATAAAGCCTTTACATACAGTTTAGTTATGTGgaaaaattcttcaaatatagaa gAAAGGATTGAAAAGGTTCAACCTGGTGGTAAAATTTATAAACTTTCACCAGAGACTACTTATTGTTTAAAAGTTAGAGCACAACTACTTTTGTATAGCAAAATTGGTATCTATAGTCCAGTGTGTTGTATAAATACCACAG TTGAAAATAAGCTGCCTCcaccagaaaatttagaaatcagtGCTAACAATAAGAGCTATATTATGAAATGGGATTATGCATATGTGAACGTGACCTTTCAAGCTCAATGGCTCCA tggctttttaaaaattgcttctgGGACCAATTTACATAAATGGGAACAAATACCTAACTGTGAACACATCAAAACTACATATTGTGTCTTTCTTCGAAAATTTTTCCCAAAAGGAATTTACTATCTCCGGGTACAAGCATCTAATGGAAATAGCACATCTTTTTGGtctgaagagaaaaaattaaatactgcaATATACA CCATCATACCTCCTCCAGTCATTAGCATGAAACCCGTTAATGATTCTCTGCGTGTCGATATCAATGCTCCAGGAGTCCCActaatttatgaaattattttttgggaaaacaattcaaatactgag agaaaatatcAAGGAGGAAAAACCGATTTTACTATTGCCAACTTGCAACCACTGACTGTGTATTGTGTCAAAGCGAGAGCACACTTTGTGAGTAAATCGTGGAATAAAAGCAGTGTTTTTAGCGATATAGTGTGCGAGAAAACAAAACCAG gaaATTCTTACAAAAGCTGGGTGATAGCTGGAATTTGCATTGCAGCAGTTTTTATTGTAGTTATCATTTACATTATGAAAAACCTCCTGAGATGTTTCAATTATGTGTTCTTCCCATCACTTAAACCTCCCTCCAATATTGATAAG tatttgtCCGAACAGCCATTAAAGAATCTTCTACTTCTGACAACTGAGGAACAAATTGAAAGGTGTTTTATAAttgaaaacacaaacacaaatactATAATGAAGGAAACTAATCAAATTGATGAGGATCACAAAAGGTACAATTCCCAAACCAGTCAAGATTCAGGAAACTATTCTAATGAAGATGAAAATACGGGAAGTAAAGCAAGTGAAGAACTTCTGCAACTGGAAACTGGGTCCCCAGAAATGAACTCTTAA
- the Ifnar1 gene encoding interferon alpha/beta receptor 1 isoform X5 produces MLTLLSAMTLMLVAGAQGLLPAVADEKNLKPPENIEVYIIDDNFTLEWNSSDGTVGNVTFSAVYQTPEMDDWIKLPGCQHTAGTKCYFSLPDLDVYEELQLRIRTEKGNDTSSWSEVYSFIPFNKAQIGPPKVHLAAEDKAITVYISPPGTADNVMWSLDNKAFTYSLVMWKNSSNIEERIEKVQPGGKIYKLSPETTYCLKVRAQLLLYSKIGIYSPVCCINTTVENKLPPPENLEISANNKSYIMKWDYAYVNVTFQAQWLHGFGEFSNDHISGKLKKVGENRLHHGRVETNQSECGLTESSAK; encoded by the exons ATGCTCACCCTCCTCAGCGCGATGACGCTGATGCTGGTCGCCGGGGCGCAGGGGCTGCTACCCGCAGTCGCAG atgaaaaaaatctaaagccTCCTGAGAATATAGAGGTCTACATCATAGATGACAACTTCACCCTGGAGTGGAACAGCAGTGATGGGACTGTTGGGAATGTGACCTTTTCAGCAGTTTATCAAAC ACCTGAGATGGATGATTGGATAAAATTGCCTGGCTGTCAACATACTGCAGGCACCAAATGCTATTTTTCTCTCCCTGATTTGGATGTTTATGAAGAACTTCAATTGCgaataagaacagaaaaaggaaatgacacTTCTTCATGGAGTGAAGTTTACTCATTTATACCATTTAACAAAG CTCAAATTGGTCCTCCAAAAGTACATTTAGCAGCTGAAGATAAGGCAATAACAGTATACATCTCTCCTCCTGGGACAGCGGACAATGTTATGTGGTCTTTGGATAATAAAGCCTTTACATACAGTTTAGTTATGTGgaaaaattcttcaaatatagaa gAAAGGATTGAAAAGGTTCAACCTGGTGGTAAAATTTATAAACTTTCACCAGAGACTACTTATTGTTTAAAAGTTAGAGCACAACTACTTTTGTATAGCAAAATTGGTATCTATAGTCCAGTGTGTTGTATAAATACCACAG TTGAAAATAAGCTGCCTCcaccagaaaatttagaaatcagtGCTAACAATAAGAGCTATATTATGAAATGGGATTATGCATATGTGAACGTGACCTTTCAAGCTCAATGGCTCCA tgGCTTTGGTGAATTTTCTAATGATCACATCAGTGGGAAATTAAAGAAAGTTGGAGAGAACAGACTTCACCATGGCCGAGTAGAGACTAATCAATCTGA GTGTGGCTTAACTGAGTCCTCTGCTAAGTAA
- the Ifnar1 gene encoding interferon alpha/beta receptor 1 isoform X3 produces MWSLDNKAFTYSLVMWKNSSNIEERIEKVQPGGKIYKLSPETTYCLKVRAQLLLYSKIGIYSPVCCINTTVENKLPPPENLEISANNKSYIMKWDYAYVNVTFQAQWLHGFLKIASGTNLHKWEQIPNCEHIKTTYCVFLRKFFPKGIYYLRVQASNGNSTSFWSEEKKLNTAIYTIIPPPVISMKPVNDSLRVDINAPGVPLIYEIIFWENNSNTERKYQGGKTDFTIANLQPLTVYCVKARAHFVSKSWNKSSVFSDIVCEKTKPGNSYKSWVIAGICIAAVFIVVIIYIMKNLLRCFNYVFFPSLKPPSNIDKYLSEQPLKNLLLLTTEEQIERCFIIENTNTNTIMKETNQIDEDHKRYNSQTSQDSGNYSNEDENTGSKASEELLQLETGSPEMNS; encoded by the exons ATGTGGTCTTTGGATAATAAAGCCTTTACATACAGTTTAGTTATGTGgaaaaattcttcaaatatagaa gAAAGGATTGAAAAGGTTCAACCTGGTGGTAAAATTTATAAACTTTCACCAGAGACTACTTATTGTTTAAAAGTTAGAGCACAACTACTTTTGTATAGCAAAATTGGTATCTATAGTCCAGTGTGTTGTATAAATACCACAG TTGAAAATAAGCTGCCTCcaccagaaaatttagaaatcagtGCTAACAATAAGAGCTATATTATGAAATGGGATTATGCATATGTGAACGTGACCTTTCAAGCTCAATGGCTCCA tggctttttaaaaattgcttctgGGACCAATTTACATAAATGGGAACAAATACCTAACTGTGAACACATCAAAACTACATATTGTGTCTTTCTTCGAAAATTTTTCCCAAAAGGAATTTACTATCTCCGGGTACAAGCATCTAATGGAAATAGCACATCTTTTTGGtctgaagagaaaaaattaaatactgcaATATACA CCATCATACCTCCTCCAGTCATTAGCATGAAACCCGTTAATGATTCTCTGCGTGTCGATATCAATGCTCCAGGAGTCCCActaatttatgaaattattttttgggaaaacaattcaaatactgag agaaaatatcAAGGAGGAAAAACCGATTTTACTATTGCCAACTTGCAACCACTGACTGTGTATTGTGTCAAAGCGAGAGCACACTTTGTGAGTAAATCGTGGAATAAAAGCAGTGTTTTTAGCGATATAGTGTGCGAGAAAACAAAACCAG gaaATTCTTACAAAAGCTGGGTGATAGCTGGAATTTGCATTGCAGCAGTTTTTATTGTAGTTATCATTTACATTATGAAAAACCTCCTGAGATGTTTCAATTATGTGTTCTTCCCATCACTTAAACCTCCCTCCAATATTGATAAG tatttgtCCGAACAGCCATTAAAGAATCTTCTACTTCTGACAACTGAGGAACAAATTGAAAGGTGTTTTATAAttgaaaacacaaacacaaatactATAATGAAGGAAACTAATCAAATTGATGAGGATCACAAAAGGTACAATTCCCAAACCAGTCAAGATTCAGGAAACTATTCTAATGAAGATGAAAATACGGGAAGTAAAGCAAGTGAAGAACTTCTGCAACTGGAAACTGGGTCCCCAGAAATGAACTCTTAA
- the Ifnar1 gene encoding interferon alpha/beta receptor 1 isoform X4 — MKWDYAYVNVTFQAQWLHGFLKIASGTNLHKWEQIPNCEHIKTTYCVFLRKFFPKGIYYLRVQASNGNSTSFWSEEKKLNTAIYTIIPPPVISMKPVNDSLRVDINAPGVPLIYEIIFWENNSNTERKYQGGKTDFTIANLQPLTVYCVKARAHFVSKSWNKSSVFSDIVCEKTKPGNSYKSWVIAGICIAAVFIVVIIYIMKNLLRCFNYVFFPSLKPPSNIDKYLSEQPLKNLLLLTTEEQIERCFIIENTNTNTIMKETNQIDEDHKRYNSQTSQDSGNYSNEDENTGSKASEELLQLETGSPEMNS, encoded by the exons ATGAAATGGGATTATGCATATGTGAACGTGACCTTTCAAGCTCAATGGCTCCA tggctttttaaaaattgcttctgGGACCAATTTACATAAATGGGAACAAATACCTAACTGTGAACACATCAAAACTACATATTGTGTCTTTCTTCGAAAATTTTTCCCAAAAGGAATTTACTATCTCCGGGTACAAGCATCTAATGGAAATAGCACATCTTTTTGGtctgaagagaaaaaattaaatactgcaATATACA CCATCATACCTCCTCCAGTCATTAGCATGAAACCCGTTAATGATTCTCTGCGTGTCGATATCAATGCTCCAGGAGTCCCActaatttatgaaattattttttgggaaaacaattcaaatactgag agaaaatatcAAGGAGGAAAAACCGATTTTACTATTGCCAACTTGCAACCACTGACTGTGTATTGTGTCAAAGCGAGAGCACACTTTGTGAGTAAATCGTGGAATAAAAGCAGTGTTTTTAGCGATATAGTGTGCGAGAAAACAAAACCAG gaaATTCTTACAAAAGCTGGGTGATAGCTGGAATTTGCATTGCAGCAGTTTTTATTGTAGTTATCATTTACATTATGAAAAACCTCCTGAGATGTTTCAATTATGTGTTCTTCCCATCACTTAAACCTCCCTCCAATATTGATAAG tatttgtCCGAACAGCCATTAAAGAATCTTCTACTTCTGACAACTGAGGAACAAATTGAAAGGTGTTTTATAAttgaaaacacaaacacaaatactATAATGAAGGAAACTAATCAAATTGATGAGGATCACAAAAGGTACAATTCCCAAACCAGTCAAGATTCAGGAAACTATTCTAATGAAGATGAAAATACGGGAAGTAAAGCAAGTGAAGAACTTCTGCAACTGGAAACTGGGTCCCCAGAAATGAACTCTTAA